From Toxotes jaculatrix isolate fToxJac2 chromosome 1, fToxJac2.pri, whole genome shotgun sequence, a single genomic window includes:
- the kcnk2a gene encoding potassium channel subfamily K member 2 — protein sequence MAAPDLLDPKSATHNTKPRLSFSTKPITLTPREESEVVATVMKWKTVTAIFLLVVLYLVMGAAVFRSLEQPHESAQRLTILSQKLEFLSRHTCVNQSQLEELVKQVVSAIRSGVNPAGTLTNHSSLWDLNSAFFFAGTVITTIGFGNISPHTEGGRIFCIIYALLGIPLFGFLLAGVGDQLGTIFGKGIARVEKMFVQRDISQTKIRVISTLLFVLFGCLLFVALPAAIFKYIEGWSALESLYFVVITLTTIGFGDFVAGGSEIEYLDYYKPVVWFWILVGLAYFAAILSMIGDWLRVISKRTKEEVGEIRAHAAEWTANVSAEFKETRRRVSVEIYDKFQRAASIKRKLSSELGFSPAPELTLPKKTVSINFNDERDKNEKEAGLQGLTTPLARNSGLFMNGLGPERGDISIIEHL from the exons A TGGCAGCTCCAGACTTATTGGACCCTAAATCCGCCACTCATAACACCAAGCCCCGCCTCTCCTTCTCCACAAAGCCAATCACATTGACTCCCCGGGAGGAGAGTgag GTGGTTGCCACAGTGATGAAATGGAAGACGGTGACAGCCATCTTTCTTCTGGTGGTTCTGTACCTGGTGATGGGAGCAGCAGTCTTCAGATCCCTGGAGCAGCCTCACGAGAG tgCCCAGCGTTTGACCATCCTGTCCCAGAAGCTGGAGTTCTTGTCCAGACACACCTGTGTGAACCAGAgccagctggaggagctggtaAAG caAGTTGTGTCTGCGATCCGTTCAGGAGTAAACCCTGCAGGGACACTGACCAACCACAGCAGCCTGTGGGACCTGAACTCTGCCTTTTTCTTTGCTGGGACTGTCATCACAACCATTG GTTTTGGGAATATCTCTCCCCACACAGAAGGTGGAAGAATATTCTGTATCATCTATGCGTTGCTCGGGATCCCTCTGTTCGGCTTTCTTTTGGCTGGTGTAGGAGATCAGCTCGGCACTATATTTGGCAAGGGGATTGCCAGAGTGGAGAAAATGTTTGTG CAACGGGACATCAGTCAGACAAAGATACGGGTTATCTCcactctgctgtttgtcctGTTTGGATGCCTGCTCTTTGTGGCGCTCCCGGCAGCCATATTTAAATACATTGAGGGTTGGTCTGCATTGGAGTCCCTTTACTTTGTGGTCATCACCCTGACTACCATTGGATTTGGGGACTTTGTGGCAG GTGGATCAGAAATAGAGTACTTAGATTACTATAAACCAGTTGTATGGTTCTGGATCCTGGTGGGACTGGCTTACTTTGCTGCCATCCTCAGCATGATAGGAGACTGGCTACGAGTCATCTCCAAGAGGACGAAAGAAGAG gtCGGAGAGATCCGTGCTCATGCTGCAGAGTGGACGGCTAACGTCTCAGCAGAGTTCAAAGAAACTCGTCGACGTGTTAGTGTTGAGATCTATGACAAGTTCCAGCGTGCAGCGTCAATTAAACGCAAACTGTCCTCTGAGCTAGGATTTAGCCCCGCCCCTGAACTGACTCTGCCCAAGAAGACTGTGTCCATCAATTTCAATGACGAACGGGACAAGAACGAGAAGGAGGCCGGGCTGCAGGGCTTGACGACACCTCTGGCCAGAAACAGTGGTTTGTTCATGAACGGTTTGGGCCCAGAGAGAGGAGATATCTCAATCATTGAACACCTCTAG